A window of Leclercia adecarboxylata contains these coding sequences:
- the mtnK gene encoding S-methyl-5-thioribose kinase — protein sequence MSQYHTFTAQDAVAYAQQFGGLDDPASLVEAQEVGDGNLNLVFKIFDNQGVSRIIVKQALPYVRCVGESWPLTLDRARLEAQTLVEHYQHSPQHTVKIHHFDPALAVMVMEDLSSHKIWRGELINNVYYPQAASQLGEYLAHALFHTSDFYLHPHAKKAQVAKFINPEMCEITEDLFFNDPYQIHERNNYPAALENDVAALRNDDQLKIAVAALKHRFFSQAEALLHGDIHSGSIFVADGSLKAIDAEFGYFGPVGFDLGTAIGNLLLNFCGLPGHLGIRDAAAGREQRLIDIQQLWTTFAERFQALAAEKSRDAALSVPGYASAFLKKVWHDAIGFCGTELIRRSVGLSHVADIDTIRDEEMRHACLRHAITLGKALIVIADRIDSVDDLVARVRQYS from the coding sequence ATGTCGCAATACCATACCTTTACCGCTCAGGACGCCGTAGCCTATGCCCAACAGTTTGGTGGCCTCGACGATCCCGCCTCGCTGGTGGAGGCGCAGGAGGTAGGCGACGGTAACCTTAATCTGGTGTTTAAAATTTTCGATAACCAGGGTGTCAGCCGCATCATCGTTAAGCAGGCCCTGCCATACGTGCGCTGCGTAGGCGAATCCTGGCCGCTGACTCTGGATCGCGCTCGCCTCGAAGCGCAAACCCTGGTAGAACACTATCAGCACAGCCCGCAGCATACGGTCAAAATCCACCACTTCGACCCGGCGCTGGCGGTGATGGTGATGGAAGATCTCTCCAGCCATAAGATCTGGCGCGGCGAGCTCATCAACAACGTCTACTACCCGCAGGCGGCAAGCCAGCTGGGGGAATATCTGGCCCACGCCCTGTTCCACACCAGCGATTTTTATCTGCACCCGCACGCCAAAAAAGCGCAGGTGGCAAAGTTCATCAACCCGGAGATGTGCGAGATCACCGAAGATCTGTTCTTCAACGATCCGTATCAGATTCACGAGCGCAATAACTACCCGGCGGCGCTGGAAAACGACGTCGCCGCCCTGCGCAACGACGATCAGCTGAAAATTGCCGTGGCCGCCCTGAAGCACCGCTTCTTCTCCCAGGCCGAAGCGCTGCTGCATGGCGACATTCACAGCGGCTCAATTTTTGTCGCCGACGGCAGCCTGAAGGCGATTGACGCGGAGTTCGGTTATTTCGGCCCGGTAGGTTTTGATCTCGGCACCGCCATCGGCAACCTGCTGCTGAACTTCTGCGGCCTGCCGGGTCATCTGGGCATCCGCGACGCAGCCGCCGGGCGTGAACAGCGCCTGATTGATATCCAGCAGCTGTGGACCACCTTCGCAGAGCGTTTCCAGGCCCTGGCCGCAGAAAAATCCCGCGATGCCGCGCTCAGCGTGCCGGGCTACGCCAGCGCGTTTCTGAAGAAGGTCTGGCACGACGCCATTGGCTTCTGCGGCACCGAGCTGATCCGCCGCAGCGTGGGCCTGTCGCACGTGGCAGATATCGACACCATCCGGGATGAGGAGATGCGCCACGCGTGCCTGCGCCACGCCATCACCCTGGGCAAAGCCCTGATTGTGATTGCCGATCGCATCGACAGCGTGGACGATCTGGTGGCGCGGGTGCGTCAGTACAGCTGA
- the mtnA gene encoding S-methyl-5-thioribose-1-phosphate isomerase, whose protein sequence is MQRLQTTSLRVTENQLFILDQQALPQEKRWLDATTVEALVGHIHALRVRGAPLIGLSASLLLALLAENGYSRDELAAALETLRASRPTAVNLMNNLDRMKQALWQEDFVPALVAEALRLIDEDKQLCDAIARAGSELVTPGSRLLTHCNTGGLATAGVGTALGVIAHAHQQGKVSSVWVDETRPLLQGGRLTAWELGELGVPYRLITDSMAASLMAKGEVDAVWVGADRIAANGDVANKIGTYSLAVLAKFHGIPFYVAAPQTTLDPNCPNGEAIPIEQRDAREVTGVAGSFGAVQWAPTDAQVYNPAFDVTPAALISGWVLDSGVVWPEDVERGVFGG, encoded by the coding sequence ATGCAGAGATTACAGACGACCAGCCTGCGGGTGACGGAAAATCAGCTATTTATTCTCGACCAACAGGCGCTTCCGCAGGAGAAACGCTGGCTGGATGCGACAACGGTAGAGGCGCTGGTGGGCCATATTCACGCCCTGCGCGTGCGGGGCGCGCCGCTGATTGGGCTTTCCGCCAGCCTGCTGTTGGCCCTGCTGGCGGAAAATGGCTACAGCCGGGACGAACTGGCGGCGGCTCTGGAGACCCTGCGCGCCTCGCGCCCGACGGCGGTGAATCTGATGAACAATCTCGACCGCATGAAGCAGGCGTTGTGGCAGGAGGATTTTGTTCCGGCGCTGGTGGCGGAGGCGCTGCGCCTGATCGACGAAGATAAGCAGCTCTGCGACGCTATCGCCCGGGCGGGCAGTGAGCTGGTGACGCCGGGCAGCCGCCTGCTGACCCACTGCAACACCGGGGGGCTGGCGACGGCGGGCGTGGGTACCGCGCTGGGGGTAATTGCTCATGCGCATCAGCAGGGCAAGGTCAGCAGCGTCTGGGTGGATGAAACCCGTCCGCTGTTACAGGGCGGCAGGCTGACGGCCTGGGAGCTGGGTGAGCTGGGCGTGCCGTACCGGCTTATCACCGATTCGATGGCTGCCAGCCTGATGGCGAAAGGGGAGGTGGACGCGGTGTGGGTCGGGGCCGACCGTATCGCCGCCAACGGCGACGTGGCGAATAAAATCGGCACCTATTCCCTGGCGGTGCTGGCGAAATTTCACGGCATTCCGTTCTATGTTGCCGCCCCGCAAACGACGCTCGATCCGAATTGCCCGAACGGGGAGGCGATCCCCATTGAACAGCGTGACGCCCGGGAAGTGACCGGCGTGGCGGGGAGTTTCGGCGCGGTGCAGTGGGCGCCCACTGACGCGCAGGTCTATAACCCGGCGTTCGACGTGACGCCTGCGGCGCTGATTAGTGGCTGGGTGCTGGACAGCGGGGTGGTGTGGCCTGAGGACGTAGAGCGTGGGGTTTTTGGGGGATAG
- a CDS encoding 1,2-dihydroxy-3-keto-5-methylthiopentene dioxygenase has product MSALTIFSDKDATQPHWHSTDAGAIAQQLNARGVRFERWEADRDVGRDPAPETVIDAYQHAIDKLVAEKGYQSWDVISLRADNPQKEALRAKFLNEHTHGEDEVRFFVEGAGLFCLHIDDQIYQVLCEKNDLISVPAGTPHWFDMGSEPNFTAIRIFDNPEGWVAQFTGDAIADAYPRLP; this is encoded by the coding sequence ATGAGCGCATTGACCATTTTTTCCGATAAAGACGCCACGCAGCCGCACTGGCACAGCACTGACGCCGGGGCGATTGCACAGCAGCTTAATGCCCGTGGCGTACGCTTTGAGCGCTGGGAAGCCGATCGTGATGTAGGCCGAGATCCGGCACCAGAGACGGTGATCGATGCTTACCAGCACGCCATCGATAAGCTGGTGGCAGAAAAGGGCTATCAGAGCTGGGATGTCATCAGCCTGCGCGCGGATAACCCGCAAAAAGAGGCCCTGCGCGCGAAGTTTCTTAATGAGCATACCCATGGCGAAGATGAAGTGCGTTTCTTTGTTGAGGGTGCCGGGCTGTTCTGCCTGCACATTGATGACCAGATTTATCAGGTGTTATGCGAGAAAAACGACCTGATTTCGGTCCCCGCCGGAACGCCGCACTGGTTTGATATGGGCTCCGAGCCGAACTTTACCGCCATTCGTATCTTCGATAACCCCGAAGGCTGGGTGGCGCAGTTCACGGGCGACGCAATTGCAGATGCCTATCCGCGATTGCCATAG
- the mtnC gene encoding acireductone synthase, with protein MIRAIVTDIEGTTSDIRFVHNVLFPYARERLAAFVSAQQYAEPVNTILDNLREEIAGPQASTQDLIETLFAFMDQDRKSTALKALQGIIWQEGYLNGDFTGHLYPDVLPSLEKWKAQGIDLYVYSSGSVAAQKLLFGYSDEGDITHLFSGYFDTRVGAKREVQSYQNIAAQINVAPSQILFLSDIHQELDAAEQAGFRTLQLIRGDDDGASHHHQVHQFDDINPEQIPS; from the coding sequence ATGATTCGCGCGATTGTGACGGATATTGAAGGCACCACCAGCGATATTCGTTTTGTCCATAATGTCCTGTTCCCCTACGCGCGCGAGCGGCTGGCCGCCTTTGTCAGCGCCCAGCAATATGCCGAGCCGGTCAACACCATTCTGGACAATCTGCGTGAAGAGATTGCCGGGCCGCAGGCCAGCACCCAGGATCTGATTGAGACCCTGTTTGCCTTTATGGATCAGGATCGCAAATCCACCGCGCTGAAAGCGCTGCAGGGGATCATCTGGCAGGAGGGTTACCTCAACGGCGACTTCACCGGCCATCTCTACCCGGACGTTCTGCCTTCCCTTGAGAAATGGAAAGCGCAGGGTATTGATCTCTATGTTTATTCCTCAGGCTCGGTGGCTGCGCAGAAACTGTTATTTGGCTACAGCGATGAAGGTGATATTACTCATCTGTTCAGCGGCTACTTTGATACCCGCGTGGGTGCCAAGCGCGAGGTGCAGTCTTATCAGAACATTGCGGCCCAGATTAACGTAGCGCCCTCGCAGATCCTGTTCCTGTCGGATATTCACCAGGAGCTGGACGCCGCTGAGCAGGCCGGTTTTCGCACCCTGCAGCTGATTCGTGGCGATGATGACGGTGCCAGCCACCATCACCAGGTGCATCAATTTGACGACATCAATCCGGAGCAGATCCCTTCATGA
- a CDS encoding methylthioribulose 1-phosphate dehydratase: protein MTDNLQLTALVEACHWIGAKGWAPATGGNMSVRQDETWCWLSESGKDKGSLTTADFLQVEIATNRAPSGRKPSAETGLHTLVYRLFPDANAVLHVHTVNATVLSRLVKEPELHISGFEMQKSLSGQTTHRDTVPIALFDNDQDIDALASRIAHYAQERPLNCGFLLRGHGLTCWGRDVAEARRHLEGLEFLFECEMRLRQLERV from the coding sequence ATGACAGACAACCTGCAACTCACCGCCCTGGTCGAAGCCTGCCACTGGATCGGTGCAAAGGGCTGGGCACCCGCTACCGGCGGCAATATGTCCGTACGCCAGGATGAGACCTGGTGCTGGCTCAGCGAATCCGGAAAAGACAAAGGCAGCCTGACGACCGCTGATTTCCTGCAGGTTGAAATTGCCACCAATCGCGCCCCCTCCGGCCGCAAGCCTTCCGCCGAAACCGGTCTGCATACCCTGGTCTATCGCCTCTTCCCGGACGCGAACGCGGTGCTGCACGTCCACACGGTCAACGCGACGGTACTGTCACGGCTGGTTAAAGAGCCGGAGCTGCACATCAGCGGCTTTGAGATGCAAAAATCGCTCAGCGGACAGACCACACATCGGGATACCGTTCCGATTGCCCTCTTTGATAACGACCAGGATATCGACGCGCTGGCGTCACGTATCGCCCATTACGCCCAGGAGCGGCCGCTGAATTGTGGTTTTCTTCTGCGCGGGCATGGCTTAACCTGCTGGGGACGCGACGTGGCAGAAGCCCGACGCCACCTTGAAGGCCTCGAATTCCTGTTCGAGTGCGAGATGCGTTTACGACAACTGGAGAGAGTATGA
- a CDS encoding pyridoxal phosphate-dependent aminotransferase: protein MSNNPLIPESKLPGLGTTIFTQMSALAQQFNAINLSQGFPDFDGPAYIQQRLAYHVANGANQYAPMTGVQLLREAIADKTAELYGYKPDANSDITVTAGATEALYAAITALVRAGDEVICFDPSYDSYAPAIELAGGVVRRVALQPPHFRPDWQAFASLLSEKTRLVILNTPHNPSATVWQQADFAALWQAIAEREIYVLSDEVYEHICFAGAGHASVLAHPQLRERAVAVSSFGKTFHMTGWKVGYCVAPAAISAELRKVHQFLTFAVNTPAQLAIADMLRNQPEHYRELPEFYRARRDSFIEALGESRLEILPCEGTYFLLADYSAISDLDDVSFCQWLTKEVGVAAIPLSVFCADPFPHKLIRLCFAKQESTLLAAAERLCAL, encoded by the coding sequence ATGAGTAATAACCCCTTGATTCCAGAGAGCAAACTTCCCGGTCTTGGCACGACCATCTTCACTCAGATGAGCGCCCTGGCGCAGCAGTTTAACGCCATCAATCTGTCGCAAGGTTTTCCCGATTTCGACGGGCCAGCGTATATCCAGCAACGCCTGGCTTACCATGTGGCGAACGGCGCGAACCAGTATGCGCCGATGACCGGGGTACAACTTTTGCGCGAGGCGATAGCTGACAAAACCGCGGAACTGTATGGCTATAAACCGGATGCCAACAGCGACATCACCGTCACCGCCGGAGCGACCGAAGCCCTGTACGCCGCCATTACCGCCCTGGTGCGGGCGGGGGATGAGGTTATCTGCTTTGACCCAAGCTACGACAGCTATGCTCCGGCAATTGAACTGGCGGGTGGCGTGGTCAGGCGCGTGGCGCTGCAGCCGCCGCATTTCCGCCCGGACTGGCAGGCCTTTGCGTCACTGCTGAGTGAGAAAACCCGCCTGGTGATCCTCAACACTCCGCATAACCCGTCGGCGACCGTCTGGCAGCAGGCGGATTTCGCCGCCCTGTGGCAGGCGATTGCGGAGCGTGAGATTTATGTTCTGAGCGATGAGGTGTACGAGCACATCTGTTTTGCCGGGGCGGGGCATGCCAGCGTGCTGGCCCATCCGCAGCTGCGCGAGCGGGCCGTTGCCGTCTCATCCTTTGGCAAAACCTTCCATATGACCGGCTGGAAAGTGGGGTACTGCGTGGCGCCTGCGGCCATCAGCGCCGAGCTGCGCAAGGTGCATCAGTTCCTGACGTTCGCCGTCAACACCCCGGCTCAGCTGGCGATTGCCGATATGCTGCGCAACCAGCCGGAACACTACCGTGAATTGCCAGAATTTTATCGCGCCCGCCGGGACAGTTTCATCGAGGCGCTGGGGGAAAGCCGTCTGGAGATCCTGCCCTGCGAAGGCACCTATTTCCTGCTGGCGGACTACAGTGCGATCTCCGATCTGGATGATGTCAGTTTTTGCCAGTGGCTGACGAAAGAGGTGGGCGTCGCGGCGATTCCTCTTTCGGTGTTCTGCGCCGATCCGTTTCCGCATAAATTAATTCGCCTCTGTTTTGCGAAACAGGAAAGTACTCTCCTGGCCGCCGCAGAGCGCCTTTGCGCATTATAA
- the citR gene encoding DNA-binding transcriptional repressor CitR: MANLYDLKKFDLNLLVIFECIYQHLSISKAAETLFITPSAVSQSLQRLRNQLNDPLFIRAGKGITPTTVGVNLHKHLEENLNQLEQTINIMHSSSLEKSLTVYAPQVLTPDRLFGPMKLLIREHNYEIEYHDLLLSRESADDLLAYRKADLVFSFSPVNNRSVVCNHFMSVPIVLVCRQAHPRIGASVTLEQLNEEKYTYYITNDANVTNLRASSDQYIPERKFGFRSDSFFSLINMISASNLLGYIPEIAYKQYRDTLMLKKIDVPFSLPEINIYMMYNRTATTSRVFSSFIDQVNTDGFNYD, encoded by the coding sequence ATGGCTAATCTCTATGACCTCAAAAAATTTGACTTAAATCTTCTGGTAATATTTGAGTGTATATATCAACACCTTAGTATCAGTAAGGCCGCAGAAACGCTCTTTATCACTCCCTCCGCCGTCAGTCAATCCTTGCAGCGTCTGAGAAACCAGCTGAACGATCCCCTCTTTATCAGGGCGGGTAAAGGTATCACCCCAACCACCGTTGGCGTTAATCTGCATAAACATCTGGAAGAGAACCTCAACCAGCTCGAACAGACCATAAACATCATGCACAGCTCTTCGCTCGAAAAGAGCCTGACGGTGTACGCGCCACAGGTGCTGACGCCTGACCGGCTGTTCGGGCCGATGAAACTGCTGATTCGCGAACACAATTATGAGATTGAGTACCACGATCTGCTGCTGTCAAGAGAGAGCGCCGATGACCTGCTGGCCTATCGCAAAGCCGATCTGGTGTTTTCATTTTCGCCGGTGAACAATCGCTCGGTGGTCTGCAATCACTTTATGAGCGTTCCCATTGTGCTGGTCTGTCGACAGGCACACCCCCGCATCGGCGCTTCCGTTACCCTTGAGCAGTTAAACGAAGAGAAATACACCTACTACATCACCAATGACGCTAACGTAACGAACTTACGTGCGTCATCAGATCAATATATCCCGGAAAGAAAATTTGGCTTCCGCAGTGATTCTTTCTTCTCGCTTATTAACATGATAAGTGCCTCCAACCTGCTGGGTTATATACCGGAAATTGCCTATAAACAGTACCGCGATACCCTTATGCTGAAAAAAATCGATGTTCCTTTTTCATTGCCTGAGATAAATATTTATATGATGTATAACCGGACGGCTACAACCAGCAGAGTTTTTTCAAGCTTTATTGATCAGGTCAATACCGATGGTTTTAATTATGACTGA
- the ahpC gene encoding alkyl hydroperoxide reductase subunit C, translated as MSLINTKIKPFKNQAFKNGDFVEITEKDTEGRWSVFFFYPADFTFVCPTELGDVADHYEELQKLGVDVYSVSTDTHFTHKAWHSSSETIAKIKYAMIGDPTGALTRNFENMREDEGLADRGTFIVDPQGIIQAIEVTAEGIGRDASDLLRKIKAAQYVASHPGEVCPAKWKEGDATLAPSLDLVGKI; from the coding sequence ATGTCTTTAATCAACACCAAAATCAAACCTTTCAAAAACCAGGCGTTCAAAAACGGTGACTTCGTAGAAATCACTGAGAAAGACACCGAAGGCCGCTGGAGCGTGTTCTTCTTCTATCCGGCAGACTTCACTTTCGTTTGCCCGACCGAACTGGGTGACGTTGCAGATCACTACGAAGAACTGCAGAAGCTGGGCGTAGACGTTTACTCTGTCTCTACCGACACCCACTTCACCCACAAAGCATGGCACAGCAGCTCTGAAACCATCGCAAAAATCAAATATGCGATGATCGGTGACCCGACTGGCGCCCTGACCCGTAACTTTGAAAACATGCGTGAAGACGAAGGTCTGGCCGACCGTGGCACCTTTATTGTTGACCCGCAGGGCATCATCCAGGCCATCGAAGTTACCGCTGAAGGTATTGGCCGTGACGCATCCGACCTGCTGCGCAAAATCAAAGCGGCTCAGTACGTTGCTTCTCACCCAGGCGAAGTGTGCCCGGCGAAATGGAAAGAAGGCGACGCGACCCTGGCTCCTTCTTTAGATCTCGTAGGCAAAATCTAA
- the ahpF gene encoding alkyl hydroperoxide reductase subunit F — translation MLDTNMKTQLKAYLEKLTKPVELIATLDDSAKSAEIKELLAEIAELSEKVTFKEDNSLAVRKPSFLITNPGSVQGPRFAGSPLGHEFTSLVLALLWTGGHPSKEAQALLEQIRDLDGDFEFETYYSLSCHNCPDVVQALNLMAVLNPRIKHTAIDGGVFQNEITDRNVMGVPAVFVNGKEFGQGRMTLAEIVAKVDTGAEKRAAEELNKRDAYDVLIVGSGPAGAAAAVYSARKGIRTGLMGERFGGQVLDTVDIENYISVPKTEGQKLAGALKAHVSEYEVDVIDSQSASKLVPAAQEGGFHQIETASGAVLKARSVIIATGAKWRNMNVPGEDQYRTKGVTYCPHCDGPLFKGKRVAVIGGGNSGVEAAIDLAGIVEHVTLLEFAPEMKADQVLQDKVRSLKNVDIILNAQTTEVKGDGSKVTGLEYRDRVSGDVHSVMLSGIFVQIGLLPNTTWLEGAIERNRMGEIIIDAKCETSVKGVFAAGDCTTVPYKQIIIATGEGAKASLSAFDHLIRTKTA, via the coding sequence ATGCTCGACACAAATATGAAAACCCAGCTCAAAGCGTACCTTGAGAAGCTGACCAAACCTGTTGAGCTGATTGCCACGCTGGATGACAGCGCTAAATCGGCAGAAATCAAGGAACTGCTGGCGGAAATCGCCGAACTGTCCGAAAAGGTCACTTTCAAGGAAGATAACAGTCTTGCCGTGCGCAAGCCCTCTTTCCTGATCACTAACCCAGGCTCTGTTCAGGGTCCGCGCTTTGCCGGTTCCCCGCTGGGTCACGAATTTACCTCACTGGTTCTGGCCCTGCTGTGGACCGGTGGCCATCCGTCAAAAGAGGCGCAGGCGCTGCTGGAGCAGATCCGCGACCTGGACGGTGATTTTGAGTTTGAAACCTATTACTCGCTCTCATGCCATAACTGCCCGGACGTAGTGCAGGCGCTGAACCTGATGGCGGTGCTGAACCCGCGCATCAAACATACCGCTATCGACGGTGGCGTGTTCCAGAACGAAATCACCGATCGCAACGTGATGGGCGTTCCGGCGGTATTTGTGAACGGTAAAGAGTTTGGTCAGGGTCGTATGACGCTGGCAGAGATCGTTGCCAAAGTGGACACCGGCGCAGAAAAACGTGCCGCGGAAGAGCTGAACAAGCGTGATGCCTATGACGTGCTGATTGTCGGCTCCGGTCCTGCGGGTGCGGCGGCTGCGGTTTACTCCGCCCGTAAAGGTATTCGCACCGGTCTGATGGGCGAGCGCTTTGGCGGCCAGGTACTGGATACGGTGGACATTGAAAACTATATCTCCGTACCGAAAACCGAAGGTCAGAAACTGGCTGGCGCCCTGAAAGCGCACGTCAGCGAATATGAAGTGGATGTGATCGACAGCCAGAGTGCCAGCAAACTGGTGCCAGCGGCGCAGGAAGGCGGCTTCCATCAGATTGAAACCGCGTCTGGCGCAGTGCTGAAAGCGCGCAGCGTTATCATTGCGACCGGTGCCAAATGGCGCAACATGAACGTGCCTGGCGAAGACCAGTATCGCACCAAAGGGGTGACCTACTGCCCGCACTGCGACGGCCCGCTGTTTAAAGGCAAGCGCGTGGCGGTAATCGGTGGGGGTAACTCGGGTGTGGAAGCGGCTATCGACCTCGCCGGTATCGTCGAGCACGTCACGCTGCTGGAGTTCGCCCCAGAGATGAAGGCCGATCAGGTCCTGCAGGATAAAGTCCGCAGCCTGAAGAACGTCGATATCATCCTGAACGCACAGACCACCGAAGTGAAAGGCGACGGTAGCAAAGTGACCGGTCTTGAGTATCGCGACCGCGTGAGCGGAGATGTGCACAGCGTTATGCTTTCAGGCATCTTCGTACAGATTGGTCTGCTGCCAAACACCACCTGGCTGGAAGGCGCGATCGAGCGCAACCGCATGGGCGAGATCATTATTGATGCCAAATGTGAAACCAGCGTGAAGGGCGTATTTGCGGCGGGCGACTGCACCACCGTGCCGTACAAGCAGATCATCATCGCGACTGGCGAAGGGGCGAAAGCCTCCCTGAGCGCCTTTGATCATCTGATTCGTACCAAAACAGCATAA
- the uspG gene encoding universal stress protein UspG, with translation MYQTIIMPVDVFEMELSDKAIRHAEFLAQQDGIIHLLHVLPGSATFGLHRFAADMRRFEEHIEQEAKTRLQTMVSHFSIDPSRIRTHVCFGNVRDVVNEVASELKADIVVIGSRNPSISTHLLGSNASNVIRHAFIPVLVVR, from the coding sequence ATGTACCAGACGATTATTATGCCGGTGGATGTTTTCGAGATGGAGTTAAGCGACAAGGCGATCCGCCACGCTGAATTCCTCGCGCAGCAGGATGGTATTATTCACTTACTGCATGTTTTACCGGGCTCTGCCACCTTTGGGTTGCATCGCTTCGCCGCCGATATGCGCCGCTTCGAAGAGCATATCGAGCAGGAAGCGAAGACCCGGCTGCAAACCATGGTCAGCCATTTCAGCATCGATCCCTCCCGGATCCGAACCCATGTCTGTTTTGGCAATGTGCGGGACGTCGTCAACGAGGTGGCCAGCGAGCTCAAAGCCGATATCGTGGTGATCGGGTCGCGTAACCCGTCCATCTCCACCCATCTGCTGGGGTCGAACGCCTCTAACGTCATCCGCCACGCCTTCATTCCGGTGCTGGTGGTGAGATAA
- a CDS encoding zinc-dependent alcohol dehydrogenase: MKALTYHGPHSVKVETVPDPAIEQADDIILRITATAICGSDLHLYRGKIPKVKHGDIFGHEFMGEVVETGREVKNLSKGDRVVIPFVIACGDCFFCRMQQYAACESTNTGQGAALNKKQIPAPAALFGYSHLYGGVPGGQAEYVRVPKGNVGPFKVPPLLSDDKALFLSDILPTAWQAAKNAQITRGSSVAVFGAGPVGLLTLACARYLGAEQLFIVDHHDYRLRFAEMRYGAIPVNFDRDDDPAEKIIEQTAGNRGVDAVIDAVGFEAKGSTTETVLTNLKLEGSSGKALRQCIAAVRRGGIVSVPGVYAGFIHGFLFGDAFDKGLTFKMGQTNVHAWLGELLPLIEKGLLKPEEIVTHYMPFEEAARGYEIFEKRQEDCRKIILVPGAQSAEAAKDRVTGLVNPMPGDTLL, encoded by the coding sequence ATGAAAGCATTGACGTATCACGGTCCACACAGCGTTAAAGTTGAAACGGTACCCGATCCGGCCATTGAACAGGCTGATGATATTATTCTGCGCATCACCGCAACCGCCATTTGCGGTTCTGACCTGCACCTCTATCGCGGGAAGATACCGAAGGTAAAACATGGCGATATCTTCGGACATGAGTTTATGGGCGAAGTGGTGGAGACCGGACGAGAGGTCAAAAATCTGAGCAAGGGCGACCGGGTGGTGATTCCCTTTGTGATTGCCTGCGGCGACTGTTTCTTCTGCCGCATGCAGCAGTATGCCGCCTGCGAAAGTACCAATACCGGACAGGGGGCAGCCCTGAATAAAAAACAGATCCCGGCCCCGGCAGCGCTGTTTGGCTACAGCCATCTCTATGGCGGGGTGCCTGGCGGCCAGGCGGAGTATGTCCGCGTGCCAAAAGGTAACGTTGGTCCCTTCAAGGTGCCGCCCCTGCTTTCAGACGATAAAGCGCTGTTCCTCTCCGATATCCTGCCCACCGCCTGGCAGGCCGCCAAAAATGCCCAGATTACCCGGGGCAGCAGCGTCGCGGTATTTGGCGCCGGGCCGGTGGGGCTGTTGACCCTCGCCTGCGCGCGCTACCTGGGGGCTGAGCAGCTGTTTATTGTCGATCACCACGACTACCGCCTGCGTTTCGCCGAGATGCGTTACGGGGCTATCCCCGTTAACTTTGACCGCGACGACGACCCCGCAGAGAAGATCATTGAGCAGACTGCCGGAAATCGCGGCGTGGATGCGGTGATCGACGCCGTGGGCTTTGAGGCGAAAGGGAGCACCACGGAAACGGTATTAACCAACCTGAAGCTCGAAGGCAGCAGCGGCAAGGCCCTGCGACAGTGTATCGCGGCGGTGCGGCGCGGCGGGATTGTCAGCGTGCCGGGCGTCTATGCCGGCTTTATTCACGGTTTTCTGTTTGGCGATGCCTTTGATAAAGGGCTGACCTTTAAGATGGGGCAGACCAACGTTCATGCCTGGCTGGGCGAACTGTTGCCGTTAATTGAGAAAGGGCTGCTGAAACCCGAAGAGATCGTCACCCACTATATGCCGTTTGAAGAGGCGGCCCGCGGCTACGAGATCTTTGAGAAACGTCAGGAGGATTGCCGGAAAATCATTCTGGTGCCCGGGGCGCAAAGCGCGGAAGCGGCAAAAGATCGGGTCACAGGACTGGTCAACCCCATGCCTGGGGACACGCTTTTGTAA